The Cytophagales bacterium genome includes the window GTAATGTCCCTTATGACAGGAGAAGATTTGATAAAACCAGGTTAAGGTTTGATATAGAATATATCTTAAATGATAAATTTTCTATAGATGTGTTTGCAATGAGAGAAACAGATTATTTTTATTCAGATGCCAGTGGTAGTTTTCCGGAGGGAAATCTAAATTTTGTCACCCCAACCTTTGGATTGGAATTAAAGTACACTTTTAAAAGGAAATAGGGAAATAAAGGGAATAAGGGAAGTTTACAATTGACAGTTGACAATATTGTCTATTGTATTATTTGCCTTTAAGGAAACTCAATTTATAGAATGACAAGTTTACGCGTAATTATTTTATCTTTTGATCTCAATTTTACAAAATAAACACCTTTGATCAATCCAGCAATGTCTATTTCTTTTGTATAGCCATTTTCTGATACGTACATCTGTTTTGTCAAAAGAACCTTACCAATTGTATTAGTTATTTCTAAGGTCATATTTTGGGATTCATTTTTTCTATGAATATGAATATTGATTTTTCCATTTGCAGGGTTTGGATATATATTAATACCTAACGGGTTTAAATAATTTTCTTTGATAGAAGATATTGGTGTTCCATAAATTCTAAAATCATCGAAAGCAAAACCATCATCATTGTTTACGGAACCATCACTACCATAGACTATTCTGAAAAAAACATCTGGCTGCCCTCCAAGAGCAGGCAGATCGTGTTTTGCCGTTAACCAGCCGAAGGATGATCCTGTCCATCCTTCTCTACTTCCCATCCAATTCAAACCGGTGATAGTACTATCATTATACCAATTGATAGAGTCTCCAGTTGCACCTACCTTTTGCCAATTGATACCACTATCAGTTGAATAATATAAAGCTGCTCCATCCCAACTAAATTCTGTATTATACCAAATACTTAGCTCAACATAGAGGCCAGCCAGATTACTAAAATCAAAGCAAGGACTTTCCACAAAAGATCGGTCACCGTTTTTATAATTTCCGGTCAAATTGGTTACCCAGGCATTGAGACCAGAAGCCGCACTATTAATTACAGGGCCTGCTGGCGCACCCAATTGCCAGGTGCTGTTAAGCCCGCTGGATAACCATCCGACATTTCCAGATTCAAAATTCTCAAGAAAAGGATAAGTGCTGATAACAGGTTTGTTTAAAACCTGGTAATTTGTAATGCTGTCATTGAAATAGTTGGTATCTGAGATTAAATCTGTCCAGAAATCAAAAATATAGGTTCCTTGAGCAGATAAGTTAGCAGTTGCCGTAAAGAATGTATATAATGTATCGGAACCGGGGTTAATTGTACCGGAAATAATTTCGCTAACAGGAAACCCGCCATTCATACGGTAAGAAACACCAATGTTGGTTTGAGCAGCGCTACCAAAGTTTTGTACTCTTATAGAAACGCTTTCATTTCCGCTTAAGCCGCATCCGGAAACAGGTGCATTGATTGCAAATACACCTGCGTCATTGGCAATAGTTATATTCTCAAAATATTGAAGACTGCCACCGTACTCCCCTACAAAAGCATCAAAATCCCCATCTCCATCGATATCTACAAAGGCAGGGAAAGCAAAATAATTAACATTGGTCAATCCAAAAGGATTGGTTTGGGGTAGGGCAAATGCAGGAGAAGTATTAGTGCCTGTATTTTTATAGTAGGTAATATCACCGCCATAGGCGCCACCTGCAAAAGCATCAAAGTCCCCGTCACCGTCAATATCAGCAAAAGCCGGAGCAGCCAAATAGCCATATACACTTGTCAAACCAAAAGGATTGTTTTGGGGCGCTGTAAAAGCGGGAACAGTACCGGTTCCTGTATTTTCAGAATATTTAAGAACGCCATAATATTCTCCTAAAAAAGCATCAAAATCCCCATCTCCATCGATATCTACAAAGGTAGGGGCAGAGAAAAAGCCATTAATACTATCTAATCCAAATGGGTTGGTTTGTGGTAATGAAAATGCAGGAACCGTATCGGTTCCAGTATTTTCAAAATAGATAATATTTCCATAATAATCACCTCCCACAAACGCATCAAAATCGCCATCTGCATCAATATCAACAAAAGTTGGGGCAGGGATATAGCCATTTACAGTATCTAATCCAAATGGGTTGGTTTGAGCTGTATCAAATGCAGGTGCAAAATTGGTTCCTGTATTTTCAAAGTATTGAAGTGCACCATAATATTCACCGATAAAGGCATCGAAATCCCCATCTGCATCAATATCAACAAAAGTGGGCAAAGCCCAACCAATAGCGCTTGTAATTCCAAAAATGTTGGGAGGAATAAATGCAGGGGTAGTAACAGAACCTGCATTTTCAAAAAATTGAACAGACCCATATCCACTACCGATAAAAACATCAAAATCTCCATCCGCGTCAATATCAACAAAATCCGGAGCAGCGAAATATCCCCCTGCATTGGTTAATCCAAACGGGTTGGTTTGAGGTGTAGCAAATGCAGGAACACTGTCTGTACCAATGTTTTCAAAGTATTTGATACTACCATAATATTCGCCAACAAAAGCATCAAAATCTCCATCTCCATCAATATCAACAAAATCCGGGAAGGCAATACCGGCAACACTATTTAATCCAAATGGATTGGTCTGTGACGCTGCAAATACAGGAACAGTACCGGTACCTGTGTTTTCAAAATAATGAAGAGCGCCATAATTATCTCCTGCAAACATATCAAAATCTCCATCTCCATCAATATCAGTGAAAGTTGGGAATGGGTTATAAATACTGGTTAATCCGAAGGGGTTAGTGATCGGTGCTGCAAATGCAGGCACAGTATCGTTACCTGTGTTTTCAAAATATTGAATAGTGCCGCTAAATTCTCCTCCAACAAAAGCATCAAGGTCTCCGTCTCCATCAATATCTGCAAAGGCAGGAGCAGCGAAATATCCCCCTACATTGGTTAATCCAAATGAGTTGGTTTGAGGCGGAGCAAATTCAGGAGTACTGTTTGTCCCTGTATTTTCAAAGTATATTATATTACCATAATATTCGCCAACAAAAGCATCAAAATCTCCATCTCCGTCAATATCTACAAAATCAGGAAATGCAAAATTATAAACGCTTGCTATTCCGAAATTGTTTGATTTTGGAGGTGCAAATGCCTGACCATAGGCCGTACCAGCGCTTAAACCAATCACAATAGCAGCAGTTGCCAATATATGCTTCAGCTTCGTTTCAGGTACCAGGCCCAGCAATTGATTGTATAATCGCTTAAGTCTGTGAGTAAGAACATTGCGTTGATGGTTCGATAAACGCTTAAAAGAACCATCCTTGATCATTTTGTTCAACCGCTGAGAAAACTTATTGAACTGATCTAATTTGTGGGGATGGTTGTATGGTTGCATAAGTTAAATAAAGATTTTCAAAGATAGAAAGAAAATTTATTTTTTAAACATCTTTTTAAAAATAAGTATCCGCTTTTTTGTACCATTCACCTCACCCCCTAACCCCCTCTCCACTGATGTGGAGAGGGGGGAATTATTTTGGTACAACAAAACGGATAGTCATTTTTTTTAAGATTATCTGAACCTGCTCTAAAGAGTCATTTTTTTACTAAAATCATCTTTAAAACTGTTAAAAGCTAACTGTCTTCTGTCTATTGGCTACTATTAATTGTCAACTGTCAACTGCTTACTGCTACTGCCACTGCTACGCTCTTCAGATGCCGCCCAGTAAGTTGCATCAGGGGTAGATAATCCCATCTTGTATGTATCATTCATCGTGTTCAATATTCCCGGTCGTTTTAAACCGGGCAATACCTGAATGTCATAAATTTCATCAACCGTGCTTTGATACTTCAGCTCGCCAACAATTCCCCCTGTCGGAAGATGTATCACCACAATGCCAGCCGATAATGCTTTATCTGCAATAGGCAGGTTTTTAAAAGTAGAAGCGTTTTTACGCAAACGTGACAGGCCTATAAAAAGATGATCGCCATATTTATCCATACCTCTTACAAAACCCGGTAATTTAGTGATCACATCGTATTTGCCTTTTTCCGGGTCTGCGCATACCACTTCACCAGTGGCAGAAAGCAGCATATAAAGCTTATCGTTATAAATTCTTGGTGAATGTGGCATGGGGAGGTCCTTTAAAACTATCTCTGATGAAGGAACGTGAATTATAACACCTGTATCCGGAATATTTTCTCTCCAGCTTTGTGGTTTATTTCCGGTTCCAAATGCCGATACATACAAAGGAAACCCCTGATCCATTGCCATTCCATTGAGATGACAACGGTCTTCAGAGGCTAATTTTGTTATGAATGACGGTTTCCATCTGGGAATAAAGCTAAAATCATCATTGATCACTGCGAGGCAGGAAAACGAGGTGTTAACGGACCACAAGACCGAATGGAGGAATGGGTGAACCGGTGAATCGGTGAATCTCTTCGTTTTCAAGTTCTCCGTTTCTCCGATTCCCCGGTTCACCGATTCATCTAAAAATCCCCAGTCCAGATCGTGAATATCTACCTGCCCTGTATAATAGGTTGCTCTTGGTACGTACAGTCCGTCATAAGTATTGGGTTGTTTTGGATAGCTTACGGCAAGGCCGGGACAATTTGCCAAAACGATCACTTCTTCTTTTGTGGCAATTGCTAATTTACCCCCGTTAACTGCCATGCCCATTGCTTTATTAAAAGTACGGGGCAATTGTATCAGCTCCAGGTCGTTTTTTGCGCTAATAAAGATAACTTTACCTGCCTGGAATGTGCTGATCGCGAGCGTGCAGTTTAATTGCATCAGCAACTCTGGTAAATTGGGTGAGAAGGTGCAGCTAAAGGGTGGGGGAGGTTGTTTCATTGTATCCTAAAAAATACTTGCCACGAAGACACTAAGGCACAAAGTTACACAAAGTTTTATAATAATTATTAGATATAGACGTTTACATCGTACAAAATTTATACTGTCTATGAAGTTTACAAACGGAACTATTAGAATAAATAATATTAATAGAGATATTTATTGGTGGGGGCTATATGCTACGCATGTATTGGAGAAGTTTATTAAAACAAATTTTAAAAGAGCAAATACTATGAAACAAGCAAAAAGATTACTGAAAATTTCAGGATCAAAAAAGAAAATAAAGAATAATCCTGAACAAAATACTTCATCAAATCATAATTTTTATAAAGAAAATAAGGCAGTAAGGGAAGATTTTAAAAGATTAAATGAAATAGATGCTCAATATGGTATAGAACAAATAAACGTTGATGAATTAGATGAGTTTGAACAAAAAGTATTGAAAAAACATAATATTATTTTAAAATAAAAAAGCCCCCGATTTACCAGAGGGCTTTTTTTATTGAGCATCACTTCAAATCTTTCATAAAATAAAACAATGCACTTACATACTGCAAATACAATAAACTACTCAACAACCAGCTTGCGAACGATCACATTATCTTTAGTTGTTAATTTTACATAATAAAGACCTTTCTCAAATGCTGCTGTATTTATCTCAAACGAATATCCGTTTTCTGATACAGCGGCCTTTTCTTTTAAAATTATCTGGCCAATTGAATTTGTGACTTCTAAAGTTACACTCCCTGATCCATTTATGCCATTAAATTGTACTATGAATTTATCTTTGGCAGGATTAGGATAGATGGTAACATTGGCAGCTTTTGCATTTTCTTTAATACCGGTAGGTGAGGTGTTTTGAAAATATTTAATAGCGCCATAATACTCTCCTACAAATAAATCTTTATCACCATCTCCATCTATATCAACAAAAGCTGGTGCAGAGAGAGAACCTACATCAGCCAATCCAAAAGGATTGTTTTGTTGTGCTGCAAAGGCAGGCGCTGTATTAGAACCGGTATTTGGAAAATATTTAATAGCGCCATAATATTCACCTACAAATAGATCAAAATCTCCATCTCCATCTATATCAACAAAACTTGGAGCAGCATTGTAACCAACACTAGCTAATCCAAAAGGATTGGTTTGTTGTGCTGCAAAGGCAGGCGCTGTATTAGTGCCGGTATTTTGGAAATATTTAAGAGCGCCATAATATTCACCTACAAAGGCATCAAAATCACCATCTCCATCTATATCAACAAAAGTTGGAGCAGCGAGGATATAACCAACATTAGCTAATCCAAAAGGATTGGTTTGTTGTGCTGCAAAGGCAGGCGCTGTATTAGTACCGGTATTTTGGAAATATTTAATATTGCCATAATATTCACCTACAAAGGCATCAAAATCACCATCTCCATCTATATCAACAAAAGTTGGAGCAGCGTAATCAACATTAGCTAATCCAAAAGGGTTGGCTTGAGGAGTCGTAAATGCAGGTGATGTGCTTGTACCTAGATTTTGAAAATAGATAAGATCACCGTTTTCATCACCCACAAAAGCATCAAAATCACTATCTCCGTCTATATCAACAAAAGCCGGACGAGCTAATGTGTCAACTGTTGCTAAACCAAAAGGATTGGTCTGCATCGCACCAAAAGTTTGAGCATTAGATGAAATAGTTTTTAAACTAAGCACAAATATTGCAGCAGCGGCCAATATATGCTTTAGCTTAAGTTCGGGCATATAATCTAATAGTTGATTAAACAACCGCCTTAACCTGCCAATGAGCATGTTACGTTTTTCTGATGACAAACTGTTAAAGCTGCCATTGTCAATCATTTTGTTTAATCTCCGGGAAAATTCCTTGAATTGTCCCAGCTTGTCTGAGTAATAATAATTCATAGTTTTCATGATTATTTGGTTTTTGTTGCCCCGAGGTTCTAAAGGCGGGTTAATTTAATTGCGAAAATTGGCAACAAAAAAGGGCGCAAACCTCATACTTTCATTCAACTTACTATAGGTATCGCTAAACACCCGTGCATGGTTGAAGTCAGTTAGAAATTACACGCCCCGAAGGGCGCATTTCCTGACTTTTCTCCATGCACTTGAAATTAGCGATTTTAAAGTAAGAGAAATCTCAGTAACGCAATTTTTTGTTATGTCTTTATTTTTTCTATGTCATATTTTTTCTATTGTGATATTTATTAGTTTACAAGTTATTTACCCTTATATTTAATCAAATAAAACCACTTAGTAAGTGTATATCCAATCAAAATTATTACAAAAGCGAATTCTAAATATGGATTAAAGTCGGCTATATTAAGGGCATCTCTAAAAACTACATATTTTTTAAAACACACCCCTTGCCCCTCTTGATAGAGGGGAATATATGGTGTAGTTTTTAGAGATGCCCTTAAATAATATTAAGGCAACCAACATAGTGAGTATGTCCAATATATTATTTCCTGAATTCATTTGCCTTTATTTTTTTACGATAATTAATTTTGTTCTTTTGGTTTTTTTTTGATAAAAGTTGATAAAACACCAATAGCGCCAATTATCGCTAAAATTAAAAATATGGTAGTAAGTGCATCCATTTTAATTTTTACGGTCAAGTCTAAAAGTCCAAATGAAAAAAAATAATGCAGCAACCCCTCCCAAAATAATCATATTCAAATTAAATTCTTGTCCAACAAAGCTTCCAACTGCTATCATTAGAAATATACCTTTGCTGATGTCGTACAAATATTTTGCTGCATTCTCCCTTTGTTTTTTATTCATTATACAAATATAACGTATATTTTTTTATTATAAAAGTCATTTGCCTTTATTTTTTATTAAATAATAGATCTTTAATATTATATAAACCGCAGTTCCTAACAAAACTACAAACCCTAAATAGGGGCTTATTGCATTGAGCGTCTCCATAGATGCCAGTACAATAATCGCTAAAATTATATCTAAAGTTGATTCCATAATTGTCATCTTTCACCACGTTGTACAGGATGAAAGCATTTTAAGTTTGGGGAAAATTAATGCTTTTTATATTAGCCAACAAATTTAATAAATTATTTATAATATTTATTAGTTCACAAGTTGTTTACCCTTATATTTAATCAAATAAAACCACTTAGTAAGTGTATATCCAATCAAAATTATTACAAAAGCGAATTCTAAATATGGATTAAAGTCGGCTATATTAAGGGCATCTCTAAAAACTACATATTTTTTAAAACACACCCCTTGCCCCTCTTGATAGAGGGGAATGTATGGTGTAGTTTTTAGAGATGCCCTATATTAAATAATATCAAGGCAACCAACATAGTGAGTATGTCCAATATATTATTTCCTGAATTCATTTGCCTTTATTTTTTACGATAATTAATTTTGTTCTTTTGGTTGTTTTTTTTGATAAAAGTTGATAAAAACCCAATAGTACCAATTATCGCTAAAACTAAAAATATGATTGTTAGTGCTTCCATTTTAATTTTTACGGTCAAGTCTAAAAGCCCAATTAAAAAATATTATTGCAGCCCAACTACCTAAAATGATCATATAAAGATTAATTTCCTGGTTAACAAAACTTCCCACTACTGTCATTAGAAATATACCTTTGCTGATGTCGTACAAATATTTTGCTGCATTCTCCCTTTGTTTTTTATTCATTATACAAATATAACGTATATTTTTTTATTATAAAAGTTATTTGCCTTTATTTTTTATTGTATAATAAGTTCTCACAATAACGTCTGCCGTTTTAGCAAGGGCCAAAATACCCAATATCACCTTTAACCAAAACCCTACAGCAGGTTCTAATTCTACATATTCAATAGCTACAAAGGCAATAATCAGTAATACTACATCATATATGTTATTCTCAGAGTTCATAAGAATGCAAGTTTATATAAGAAATATTTATTATGCAAACTTATTTACAAAATCTTTTAGCTCTGCTAATTTATTAGTACGTTTGCACAAAAAAAGTGGGAAGTAAAAATCCAATTTTCGAATTATTACAGGTAGACAAGCTGATTGAAAATATTTCAGGGTATATT containing:
- a CDS encoding T9SS type A sorting domain-containing protein; this translates as MQPYNHPHKLDQFNKFSQRLNKMIKDGSFKRLSNHQRNVLTHRLKRLYNQLLGLVPETKLKHILATAAIVIGLSAGTAYGQAFAPPKSNNFGIASVYNFAFPDFVDIDGDGDFDAFVGEYYGNIIYFENTGTNSTPEFAPPQTNSFGLTNVGGYFAAPAFADIDGDGDLDAFVGGEFSGTIQYFENTGNDTVPAFAAPITNPFGLTSIYNPFPTFTDIDGDGDFDMFAGDNYGALHYFENTGTGTVPVFAASQTNPFGLNSVAGIAFPDFVDIDGDGDFDAFVGEYYGSIKYFENIGTDSVPAFATPQTNPFGLTNAGGYFAAPDFVDIDADGDFDVFIGSGYGSVQFFENAGSVTTPAFIPPNIFGITSAIGWALPTFVDIDADGDFDAFIGEYYGALQYFENTGTNFAPAFDTAQTNPFGLDTVNGYIPAPTFVDIDADGDFDAFVGGDYYGNIIYFENTGTDTVPAFSLPQTNPFGLDSINGFFSAPTFVDIDGDGDFDAFLGEYYGVLKYSENTGTGTVPAFTAPQNNPFGLTSVYGYLAAPAFADIDGDGDFDAFAGGAYGGDITYYKNTGTNTSPAFALPQTNPFGLTNVNYFAFPAFVDIDGDGDFDAFVGEYGGSLQYFENITIANDAGVFAINAPVSGCGLSGNESVSIRVQNFGSAAQTNIGVSYRMNGGFPVSEIISGTINPGSDTLYTFFTATANLSAQGTYIFDFWTDLISDTNYFNDSITNYQVLNKPVISTYPFLENFESGNVGWLSSGLNSTWQLGAPAGPVINSAASGLNAWVTNLTGNYKNGDRSFVESPCFDFSNLAGLYVELSIWYNTEFSWDGAALYYSTDSGINWQKVGATGDSINWYNDSTITGLNWMGSREGWTGSSFGWLTAKHDLPALGGQPDVFFRIVYGSDGSVNNDDGFAFDDFRIYGTPISSIKENYLNPLGINIYPNPANGKINIHIHRKNESQNMTLEITNTIGKVLLTKQMYVSENGYTKEIDIAGLIKGVYFVKLRSKDKIITRKLVIL
- a CDS encoding TIGR03032 family protein codes for the protein MKQPPPPFSCTFSPNLPELLMQLNCTLAISTFQAGKVIFISAKNDLELIQLPRTFNKAMGMAVNGGKLAIATKEEVIVLANCPGLAVSYPKQPNTYDGLYVPRATYYTGQVDIHDLDWGFLDESVNRGIGETENLKTKRFTDSPVHPFLHSVLWSVNTSFSCLAVINDDFSFIPRWKPSFITKLASEDRCHLNGMAMDQGFPLYVSAFGTGNKPQSWRENIPDTGVIIHVPSSEIVLKDLPMPHSPRIYNDKLYMLLSATGEVVCADPEKGKYDVITKLPGFVRGMDKYGDHLFIGLSRLRKNASTFKNLPIADKALSAGIVVIHLPTGGIVGELKYQSTVDEIYDIQVLPGLKRPGILNTMNDTYKMGLSTPDATYWAASEERSSGSSSKQLTVDN
- a CDS encoding T9SS type A sorting domain-containing protein, coding for MKTMNYYYSDKLGQFKEFSRRLNKMIDNGSFNSLSSEKRNMLIGRLRRLFNQLLDYMPELKLKHILAAAAIFVLSLKTISSNAQTFGAMQTNPFGLATVDTLARPAFVDIDGDSDFDAFVGDENGDLIYFQNLGTSTSPAFTTPQANPFGLANVDYAAPTFVDIDGDGDFDAFVGEYYGNIKYFQNTGTNTAPAFAAQQTNPFGLANVGYILAAPTFVDIDGDGDFDAFVGEYYGALKYFQNTGTNTAPAFAAQQTNPFGLASVGYNAAPSFVDIDGDGDFDLFVGEYYGAIKYFPNTGSNTAPAFAAQQNNPFGLADVGSLSAPAFVDIDGDGDKDLFVGEYYGAIKYFQNTSPTGIKENAKAANVTIYPNPAKDKFIVQFNGINGSGSVTLEVTNSIGQIILKEKAAVSENGYSFEINTAAFEKGLYYVKLTTKDNVIVRKLVVE